The Stenotrophomonas maltophilia sequence GGCGCGCGAACGCCGCAGCGACAACCAGATCGCCGCCTACAGCTTTGACGCGATCAACCGCCTGTTCTCCAACGACGAAATGCACCTGACCCTGGCCCGCGGCCGCGCGCTGGGCTGCGTCGGCAAATGGCCGCCGCTGGTGCAGGCGTTCTGGAAGCGCGCCGCCGGCGTCTGACGCAAAAAGGGGACGGAGGGGATTAAGTCGTATGTGCACATACGACTTAATCCCCTCCGTCCCCATTTTCAATCAACCAGCCAACCGGCCAGGTCGGCACGATCCAGCTTGCCGCGACGCTTCACGTCCAACGCATTGAACTCATCGGCCAGCGCCGGATTCGCCTGCGCTTCCTCGCGGCTGATGAAACCATCGCCGTTCACATCCAGCGCAGCGAAGTGGATGCGGTACTGGCCGACCACGCTGCTCGGTTCCAGCGAACGTACGGTCACCTGTGCCTCGCCAGCCGGCTGTGCAATCTCGACGCTGCCGCTGACCCGGCCGGCATCCAGCGGTTGCTGGCGGATCGCGCCGCCGGTCGGGCCCAGCGGCTGGCTCTGTGCAGGGGTGTGCGGCAGCTGCTGGGCCATCGCCGTTGTACTCAGCAGCAGGACGGCCAGCAGTGCAATCGAACGACCTTGCATGGGTTCTTCCTCCTTGGTAGCGCCAGGCCATGCCCGGCGGACACCGCAGCGTCAGCGCAGCGGCGAGGCCAGTACCGTGATCTCCTCACGGTCGTGGTACAGCTGCTTGGCGCGTACCACCAGCGGCTTGCCGGCCTGGTCCTGGAACAGGTCCAGGCACAAGCGGGTTTCGTCCCAGCGCTTCTTCATCGGCAGCTTCAGATTGAAGATCGCATGCCTGCACCAGCCTTCGCGGAACCAGGTGGCCATGCGTTCGGCCACGCGGCGCGGCTGCTCGACCATGTCGCAGACCATCCAGTCCAGCGGCTGCTCCGGGTGCCAGTGGAAGCCATCGGCGCGCAGGTGCTCGACCAGGCCGGTGTCCAGCACGTGCTGGCGCAGCGGGCCGTTGTCGATGCTCAGCACGTGCATGTGCTGGCGGGTCAGCACCCAGGTCCAGCCGCCGGGTGCGGCGCCGAGGTCGGCCGCGCGCATGCCGGGCTTGGCCAGCGCTTCGCGTTCTTCCGGCGTCAGCAGGGTCAGCAGCGCTTCGTCCAGCTTCAGTGCCGAACGCGAGGGCGCTTCGGGCAGCAGCTTCAGGCGCGGGATGCCCAATGCCCACGGCGCGCTGTCGGCCGGGTCGGCCACGCAGACGAAGGCGTGGGTGCCGTCGACGAACACCACGTGCAGGCGCGGCAGGCGATTGTTTGGCTTGTCAGTGAGCTTGCCGGCCTTGCGCAGCGCCGGGCGCAGTGCATTGCCGAAGGCACGGGCCAGCCCGGACAGCGGCTTGCCGGCGTCCGAATCGGGGTGCTCCACCCACAGGTCACCGAAGCGCGGCGCATCGGCCAGCACCTCCAGCATCGGGGTGATCCGGTCAGCCGGGTCCAACTGCGGCAGCTCGGCCAGCACGACCAGCTTCTGCCGCGCGAAGATCAGCTCGCGCCAGCGCAGGCGCGGAGCCAGTGCCGCAGCTTCGTCGCACATGAAAAGCACATAGCCGTCATTGCGCTGGGTACGCGCATAGCCGGCGAAACCGGCTTCGCCGGCACGGAACTGCAGCTCGCCGGCCAACTCGGGCTCGAAGCCCTGCCGGCACAGGCACAGCAGGCCGATGCCGGTCTCAGTAACGGGCGCCATCGCTTTCCCCATAGGCACGCAGCACGCTGCGCGCGGCGTCGCGGTTCAGGCCCTGCACCACTTCGATGCCGCGCTTGTTGAGTTCACCCACCCAGTCGGCCGGCAGCGGGCCTTCATCGAACGGGGTCAGCTCTTCGACGTCGGCCGAGTTGGCACCGATCAGCAGGCGGTCGATGCCGGCCCACACGGTAGCGCCATAGCACTGGCAGCACGGCTGCGAACTGGTGGCCAGGGTGACCGGCGACAGCACCGCGTTCAGGCGCGGGGTCTGCAGGCGCTGCTGGGCCAGCATGTAGGCCATGTTCTCGGCGTGCGCCAGCGAGGTCGCATGCGGCATCACCCGGTTCACGCCGGCGGCGATGACCTTGTCATCCGGTCCGAACACCACCGCGCCGAACGGGCCGCCACTGGCGTGCTCGACGTTCAGCCGCGACAGCTCGATCGCCAGCGCGACCTTGGCCTCATCGCCCGGATATCGACGATCCAGGTCGATCTGGTCGTGGATCCAGGCGGGAAGGGTCAGGTGGACTTGCGCGTACAGCATCGCGGGGGTGCCTCGTAGTGGAATGGAAGAAAGTGCGGTTGCTTGGGAAACCGGCGCGCAGTGTAGCTGCACCGGCCTGTATCGGGTGTGGCGGCGGGTCAGCCCGGCGAGCCGGTGCGGATCACCACGTACTGCTTGCGGAACTCCAGCCCGGCCTGCGGCCAGCTGGCCGCGTAGGCGCGCAGCAGGGGCAGGGCGGCGGCGAAGTCGTGGCCGTTGACCCGGCAATCGGCCTCGCACAGGCCACCGGCATCGCGCGAGGCGAACAGGCGGATGGCGAGGAACTGGCGGGCTTTCAGCAGCTCGTCGAAGGCGTCCATGCTGCGGGTGAACAGGCAGCAGGGGCAGGAGCCATGATCGTCTTCGCTGCAGGTGGAGGCATCCACTTCCTGCGCACGGTAGTGCGCCAACGGCCCCAGCACCACGGTGCGTTCGTGTTCCTCGCCATCGTCACCGGCCGGATAGGTCAGGCCCATCATCGGCAGGCCCTGTGCATCTTCGGCGCCGATCGCAGTCTGCAGGGTCGCCAGGTCCACCCGCACCCAGGTCTGGAAGCCGGACTGCAGCGAGGTCCGTTCGTCGGCACCGTTGGCGTGCTGGTACTCGAACAGTCCATCAGCGAACAGGATGGGGTGCTGTGCCTCGATGACCGTGGACGTCTGCCAGCCGCCATTGTCGCGCGCGTGCGCGGCCATTGCGTGAGGGGTCAGGCGCAGTCCGCTTTCCAGCAGCAGTGCACCGCCGTCGACGCGGCAGGCGATGCCGGCGTCCTGCAGGACCTGCTGCAGCAGTGGGAGGAGCGCGGTGGAGGAGGTGGTCATGTCAGGCCTGTGGATGGATCGGGTGGGACATCCAGCCTGGGCCGGGTGTCAATGGTCGAGTGCGTCGCGCTCGGCGCGATAGCGCTGCGCGTCGGGCTGCTGCTGCGGATCGTTGCCGTGGTCGCGCAGCCAGGTTTCCAGCTCGCGGCGATAGTCCGCGCGGAAATCGGCATTGCCCGGGCTGAAGTGCAGCTTGCGTGCCGCTACCTCCACGCGCTCGCGCGCGCTGGCACGGGCCTGGGCAATGCCGTGCGGTGATTCGTTGGTGAGGATGACGAAGTTGCGCGGGAAACCGGGCGAGTACTTCACCACGAACGGCTGGTCCTGCGCCGGGATGCGGATGGCGTTTTCCAGCGGCCACAACGAAGCGGTATTGGTGTGGAACACCACCTCCACATCGCGCCCTTCGGCAGTGCGCAGCACCGCTTCGTAGCGCCAGATGTACTGCTCGTTGAGCGTGGAATTGGTTTCCTCGGCCTTGACGATCACTGCTTCACCACGCTCGCCCACCACGTTGAGGAACGCGGCGTTGAGGAAGTGGCCGAGGAAGATGTTGAGCATCGCCAGCGGGAACACCACGATGGCGTAGCCCGGAAAGCGCCGCCACCACGAGACCAGACCGGCCAGCACCATCGCCGAAAAGAACGTCAGCAGCGGATGCTGCGAGATGAACCAGAGCAGGGCGGAGAGGGCGGTGATCATGGTCGCGGTCGTGCGGGCGCCGTCCTGGCGCCCGCGCAGATCCTCAGGCCGACCAGGTGTCGCGCAGGGTCACGCTGCGGTTGAACACCGGCTTGGCTTCGGTGTGGTCGCGGCGGTCGGCGACGAAGTAGCCGGTACGCTCGAACTGGAACGACTGCTCCGGCGCGGCGCTGGCCGCGGCCGGCTCGACATAGCCGGTGACAGTGCGGCGCGATTCCGGGTTGAGGTAGTCGCGGTAGGTCTTGCCTTCCGATTCGTCATCCGGGTTCGGCACCGAGAACAGGCGGTCGTACAGGCGGATCTCGGCCGGCACGCCATGCACGGCGCTGACCCAGTGGATGGTGCCCTTGACCTTGCGGTTGGCGCCTTCCATGCCCGGACGCGATTCCGGATCCAGCCAGCCGCGCAGCTCGGTGATGGTGCCGTCGGCATCCTTGATCACTTCATCGCAGCGGATGATGCCGGCGCCGCGCAGCCGCACTTCGCCACCCGGGACCAGGCGCTTCCAGCCCTTCGGCGGCACTTCGGCGAAGTCCTCGCGGTCGATCCACACTTCGCGTGCGAACGGCACTTCGCGGCTGCCGAAGCTCTCGTCTTTCGGGTGGTTGCTGAAGGTCAACTGCTCTTCGTGGCCTTCCGGCAGGTTGGTCAGCACCAGCTTGACCGGATCGATCACCGCCATGCGGCGCGGCGCTGCACTGTCCAGGTCTTCGCGCAGCGCACCTTCCAGCACGCTGAAGTCGATCAGCGAGTTCTGCTTGCTGATGCCCACGCGCTCGGCGAACAGGCGCATCGCGGCCGGGGTGTAGCCACGGCGACGCAGGCCCTGCAGGGTCGGCATGCGCGGGTCTTCCCAGCCATCCACCAGCTGCTCGGTGACCAGCGCCATCAGCTTGCGCTTGCTCATCACCGTGTAGTTGATGTTCAGGCGCGAGAACTCGATCTGGCGCGGCTTGGCCGCTTCGCGTGGCAGGCCGGCATCGACCAGCGGCTGGGTCAGCGCATCGTCATGGGCGAAATCGACGTTGTCCACGCACCAGTCGTACAGCGGGCGGTGGTCTTCGAATTCCAGCGTGCACAGCGAGTGGGTGATGCCCTCGATCGAATCACCCAGGGCGTGGGCGAAGTCGTACATCGGGTAGATCGGCCACGCGTTGCCGGTGTTCTGGTGCTCGACGTGCTTGATGCGGTACAGCGCCGGATCGCGCAGGTTGATGTTGCCGCTGGCCATGTCGATCTTGGCGCGCACGGTGCGCGCGCCATCCGGGAATTCACCGGCGCGCATGCGGCGGAACAGGTCGAGGTTTTCCTCGACGCTGCGGTCGCGCCACGGCGACGGGCGGCCCGGTTCGGTCAGGGTGCCGCGGTAGGCGCGCACTTCCTCGGCCGACAGGTCGCAGACATAGGCCTTGCCCTGTTCGATCAGCTTCTCGGCGGCCAGGTAATAGGTCTGGAAGTAGTCCGAAGCGTGGCGCAGCTCGTTCCAGCTGAAGCCCAGCCAGCGCACGTCGTCCTGGATCGCGGCCACGTACTCCGGATCTTCCTTGGCCGGGTTGGTGTCGTCGAAGCGCAGGTTGCAGACGCCGCTGAACTCACCGGCGATGCCGAAGTTCAGGCAGATCGACTTGGCATGGCCGATGTGCAGATAGCCGTTCGGCTCCGGCGGGAAGCGGGTCTTGATCGCCTGGTGCTTTCCGCTGGCCAGGTCCTCGCGCACGATCTGGCGGATGAAATCGCGCTTTTCGTGGCTGTCGGCGGGGGTCTCGGGGCTGGCGGGGGTGTGCTCGGACATGAGTCGGCGAAAAGAAAGGCAGAAAGACCAACAGTCTAGCGCGTACGGGGCAGGGCTGCCCGGTGGGGTGTGGGGATGCCGGCCAGCGGCCGGCACTACCCACCCATCTTCCGGTAGCGCCGGCCGCAGGCCGGCGGAACGTGGATCGACGTACAGTTGGGTAGTGCCGGCCGCTGGCCGGCAGAACGGTCATGCGCCGTCACCACCACCATTCAGCCCCCGGGCGTATGCTGGAACCCTGTCCCACGGAGCCGCCGCATGCACATCGTGTACAAGGCCGACAACCTGTTCGACGCCCACCTGGTCAAGCACGCGCTGGAAGATGCCGGCATCCCGGCCTTCGTGTTCGGCGAGTCGCTGCTGGGCGGCATGGGCGAACTGCCGCTGTTTGGCGTGCTGCGGGTGGGAATCCCCGATGCCGCGCGCACCCAGGCCGAGGACATCGTCGCCGCGCTGGACTTGGGCCAAGCCCCATCCGACCCCATTTCAGATGCAGACGACATAGCCGGCCTGCCGGCGTAGGAGCGCATCATGTTGGGAATTGGCCAGGGCATCCTCGGCATCGGCGCCTTCAAGCAGCGCCTGCCGCGCCCGGAAGAGGCGCTGCCGGGGCGCGAGCAGCCATTGCCGCTGCACAGCAACCAACACTTCGTGAACAGCCATCCGCTGAAGGACCGTTTCGCCGGCCTGCAGCAGATCCGTTTCGCACTGGGTTGCTTCTGGGGCGCCGAGCGCAAGTTCTGGACCGAACCGGGCGTGTACAGCACCTCGGTCGGCTATGCCGGCGGCATCACCCCGAACCCGACCTATGAAGAGGTCTGCTCGGGCCTGACTGGCCACACTGAAGTGGTGCAGGTGGTGTTCGACCCGGCGGTGGTGAGCCTGGAGCGGCTGCTGCAGCTGTTCTGGGAAAGCCACGACCCGACCCAGGGCATGCGCCAGGGCAACGACACCGGCACCCAGTACCGCTCGGCGATCCACGCCACCGACGAGGCACAGTACGCCGCGGCGCTGGCCAGCCGCGAGGCGTACCAGGCGCAGCTGGATGCGGCCGGCTACGGCCCGATCACCACCGAGATCGTGTATCCGGCACCGGAGTACTACTACGCCGAGGACTATCACCAGCAGTACCTGGCGAAGAACCCGAACGGTTACTGCGGCATCGGCGGCACCGGCGTGAGCTGCCCGATCGGGTTGGATGTGGAGGCGCCGCGCTGACGCGCGGTGGTCCGCCTGCGGCGGGCAACGTCAACATCAACATCCAAAGCGGCTCTGGGTTGCTGATGGTTGGGCGGGACGGGGGCGGCTGGCAGGACACGCCGTAAACCCATCCCTGGGGGCTCGATGGCGCCATCCATGGCGCCAACGGTCCTACCAGCCGCCCCCGTCCCACCTTCGACAGTTTCCCGGTGACGGTGGGCAAGAGCAGTGGTTGGTGACGAACTGATGGAAAAGAAGAAGGACGCGGCTTTCGCCGCGTCCTTTTTTTTTTGATGCTGCAGTGCCGTCTGTAGCCGAGCTATGCTCGGCTGCGAGCAAGCGAAGCGCGCGACCCGCTTTTGCTCTTCTTTCTTTCTTCCGTGGCGGGCGGCCGCAGGAAACTGTCGAAGGCAGGGTGGGTAGGCCGTGCAGGGGCGTGAGCCGCATGGATGCGGCGACCGAGCTTACAGGGACGTACTTGCAGCGTCCCCTGCACGGCCTACCCACCCTGCCAACCACATGACCCGCTCTTCGCGACCAACCGACCCGCCACGAGGGGCTCAGCCGTTGGCCGAAATCCTCACAGTTCCGAACGAATGCGCTCGCGCAGCGCCTGCAGATCCTTGGCAAACGCATCGATACCGGTCGCCAGCTTCTCGGTCGCCATCGGATCGGCGGCCAGATCCGCCGCGAACTTCGCCGCATCAATCGGGGTCACCGCCGCGCCATCGGCCGCACCGGCCACCAGCTTGCGCGGCAGCTCGCCGTGGTCGGCGTCCAGCTTCTCCAGCAGGTCCGGCGAGATCGTCAGGCGGTCGCAGCCGGCCAGCGCTTCGATCTGCGCGGTCGAACGGAACGAGGCGCCCATCACCACCGTCGGCGAACCGCGACGCTTGAATTCGGCGTACACGCCGCGCACGAACTTCACGCCCGGGTCTTCGTCGATGCTGGCCGGGGCCTGGCCGTTGGCCACGTACCAGTCCAGGATGCGGCCGACGAACGGCGAGATCAGGAACGCGCCGGCTTCGCTGCAGGCCAGCGCCTGGGTCGGGTTGAAGATCAGGGTCAGGTTGCAGTCGATGCCTTCGGCCTGCAGGATGCGCGCGGCTTCCACGCCTTCCCAGGTCGCGGCGATCTTGATCAGGATCTTCTCGCGCGGCACGCCGGCATCGGCATACATCTGGATGAACTGGCGGGCCTTGGCCACGGTGGCGGCGGTGTCGTGGGCCTGGTCGGCATCCACTTCGGTGGACACGCGGCCGGGCACCAGCGTGCTCAGCAGCGCGCCGACGCCGATGGTCAGGCGGTCGGCCACGGCATGCACCACGGCTTCGCGGTCGCCCGTCTGCTGCCGGCCCCAGGCCAGTTCGCGTTCGATCAGCTCGGCGTAGACCGGCAGGTCCAGCGCCTTCTTCACCAGGGTCGGATTGGTGGTGCAGTCCACCGGCTGCAGGCGCTTGATGGCCTCGTAGTCACCGGTATCGGCAACGACCACGGACAGTTCGCGCAGCTGGGACAGTTTGGACGGGGTACTCATTACGGCTCCTGGTGCAGGGGGATCGAATCGCGCGCGGTGCGCAGCGGTAATCAGGGGCGGTCGTTGTGGACCGCGGTCACGCGCAGGCGCAGCTTGCGGCCGCCGGGCGCGTTCCAGTCGATGCTCTGGCCGATTGAAAGGCCGAGCAGGGCACTGCCGACCGGGGCCAGCACGGAAACCTTGCCTTCATCGACGTTGGCTTCGCGGGGGAAGACCAGGGTCAGGACGTGCTTCTCGCCCGACACTTCATCTTCGCACTCCACGCGCGAATGCATCATGACGATGCCTTCGGGAATCTGGTCCGGTGCCAGCACGGTGGCACGGTTGAGTTCTTCAGCAAGCGCGAGCGCGGCAGGCGTCTGGCTCAGCGCAGGGGATTCGAGCATGGCGTCCAGGCGGTCCATGTCGAAGGTGGAAACGGTGATCGACGGCGGCAGGCCGCTGGCGGTACTCATGGTGAAGCTCCTTGGTTGAAAGCCATGCAAAAGGCGGCACCTGCTGGCGCCGCCTGTCTGTATTGTGGGGACAAATGCGGCCGGAATCGACTCCTGCCGATTCCAGGCCGGTGCTGCGGGGGTTCAGCCGTTCAGCGCGGGGCCGGGCAGGGCGGCAGTGTCGCCGGCGGCGTTGACCGCCTCCAGGGTGAACAGCGCCTGCGGCAGGCGCTTGAACTGGTCGGCCAGCTCCATCAGGAAGTCGTTCATGGCCGAACTGCGGCGCCAGATCATGGCGATGCGGCGGCTGGGACGGCCTTCGCCGGTGAAGTCGAGCAGGCGGATGTTGTTCGAGCGCGGGACCGGCGGCTGCACTGACAGGCTCGGCAGCAGGGTGATGCCGACGTCGGCGGCGACCATCTGCCGCAGGGTTTCCAGGCTGGTGGCGCGGAACTCGGACTTCTCGTTGGCGCCGAACAGGCGGCAGACCTCCAGTGCCTGGTCGCGCAGGCAATGCCCGTCTTCCAGCAGCAGCAGCTTCTGCGTGGCCAGTTCCTGCACGTCCAGGTGTTCGCGACGGGCCAGCGGGTGGCGCCCGGAAACGGCCAGCAGGAACGGTTCCTCGAACAGGAACTCGGCATGCAGCTGGTCGTCGATCACCGGCAGGGCCAGCAGCGCGGCGTCCAGCTTGCCTTCGCGCAGGCGGTCCAGCAGCACATCGCTCTTTTCCTCGACCAGCAGCAGTTCCAGCTCCGGGAAGCGATCGCGGATGCGCGGGATCACATGCGGCAGCAGGTACGGGCCGAGGGTCGGGAAGATCCCCAGGCGCACCGTACCGGCTTCCGGGTCGCGGCTGCGTCGCGCCGCTTCCTTCAGCTGTTCCACTTCGGACACGATCACACGCGCCCGTGCCGCCGCTTCCTGGCCGGCCGGGGTCAGCATCACCTTGCGCGGTGCGCGTTCCACCAGTGGCAGGCCCAGCTCTTCTTCCAGCTTGCGGATCTGCGTGGACAGCGTGGGCTGGCTGACGAAGCATGAGGCGGCAGCCCGGCCGAAATGCTTGTGGTCGGCCAGGGCTACCAGGTACTTCAGATCACGTAGGTTCATCCTTACACCCCAGGGGTAACGGACCGGCTGACGGCGTGGTTACCCGACAGGCAGACAAAGTTCCCGGTGATCTGGGAACGGTGGATCAGGCCGCTTCAGCAACGGCACCGCTGCTGTTGCTCACCGACGAGCGGATCAGGTGGTCGAACGCGCTCAGTGCGGCGGTTGAGCCGGCGCCCATGGCGATGATGATCTGCTTGTAGGGTACCGTCGTGCAATCGCCAGCGGCGAACACACCCGGCAGGTTGGTCTGGCCGCGGTCGTCGATGACGACCTCGCCACGCGGCGACAGCGCCACGGTGTCCTTCAGCCACTCGGTGTTGGGCAGCAGGCCGATCTGCACGAAGATGCCTTCCAGCTCGACGCGGTGGGCGTCGCCGCCGACGCGGTCCTTGTAGACCAGGCCGGTGACGCGGCTGCCGTCGCCCAGCACTTCAGTGGTCTGCGCGCTGGTCAGCACGGTGACGTTGCCGAGGCTGCGCAGCTTCTTCTGCAGCACTTCATCGGCGCGCAGGCTGGAATCGAACTCCAGCAGGGTCACATGCGACACGATGCCGGCCAGGTCGATGGCCGCTTCCACGCCGGAGTTGCCGCCGCCGATCACCGCCACGCGCTTGCCCTTGAACAGCGGGCCATCGCAGTGCGGGCAGTAGGCCACACCCTTGTTGCGGTACTGGTCCTCGCCCGGCACATTCATCTGCCGCCAGCGCGCGCCGGTGGACAGGATCACCGAACGCGACTTCAGCACCGCGCCGTTTTCCAGCTGCACCTGCACCAGGCCGTCTTCACCGGCTGGCACCAGCGCACTGGCGCGCTGCAGGTTCATGATGTCCACCTCGTACTCGCGCACGTGCTGTTCCAGCGCCGTGGCCAGCTTCGGGCCTTCGGTCTCCTTCACCGAAATGAAGTTCTCGATCGCCATGGTGTCCAGCACCTGGCCACCGAAACGCTCGGCGGCGATGCCGGTGCGGATGCCCTTGCGTGCGGCGTAGATTGCCGCTGCAGCGCCGGCCGGGCCACCGCCCACCACCAGAACGTCGAAGGCGTCCTTGGCAGCGATCTTCTCGGCATCGCGCTTGCTGGCATTGGTATCCAGCTTGGCCACGATCTGCTCGAGGGTCATGCGGCCCTGGTCGAACACTTCACCGTTGAGGTACACGGTCGGCACCGACATGATCTCGCGCTTCTCGACTTCGTCCTGGAACAGGGCACCGTCGATGGCCACGTGCTGGATGCGCGGGTTGAGCACCGCGGCCAGGTTCAGGGCCTGCACCACGTCCGGGCAGTTCTGGCAGGACAGCGAGAAGTAGGTTTCGAAGCGGTAGTCGCCTTCCAGGTTCTGCACCTGCTCGATCAGCTCGGCGGTGGCCTTGGACGGATGACCGCCCACCTGCAGCAGTGCCAGCACCAGCGAGGTGAACTCGTGGCCCATCGGCAGGCCGGCGAAGGTCAGGTGGATGTCCTGGCCCGGGGTGCCCAGGTCGAACGAGGGCACGCGGCCCTGGCCGTCGCGCAGCACCTGCAGCGAGATCTTGTCCGACAGGCTGTCCAGGGTCTGCAGCAGTTCCAGCATTTCCTGCGACTTGGCGCCATCGTCGGCGTGCGCGGTGATCTGGATCGGGCGGGTCACGCGCTCCAGATAGGTCTTCAGCTGCGACTGCAGGTTGGCGTCCAACATCGGGTCTTCTCCTGGCTTCAGGCAAACAGGGGGCGTGGCACCGCTGTAGAAGGTAGCGGACCAGCAGGGGGTAGGGGTGAACCCAAGACAGCGGCCGTGGAAGGGGCTGGCTGGCCAAAGCGAGCGGGCGTTGGCTGTCTTGGGTTCACCCCCACGCCGGCGGGGGGACCGGCACGGGGATGAAGGGCGCACCGTGGCGTGGGGCCACGGCAGGCCGGTACTGCGTTAGATCTTGCCGACCAGGTCCAGCGACGGGGTCAGGGTCTTCTCGCCTTCCTTCCACTTGGCCGGGCAGACCTGGTTCGGGTTGGCGGCGGTGAACTGGGCAGCCTTCAGCTTGCGCAGGGTCTCGGCGACGTCACGGGCGATCTCGTTGGAGTGGATCTCCAGGGTCTTGATCACGCCTTCCGGGTTGATGATGAAGGTGCCGCGCAGGGCCAGGCCTTCCTCTTCAATGTGCACGCCGAAGGCGCGGGTCAGCTGGTGGGTCGGGTCGCCGACCAGCGGGAACTGGGCCTTGCCGACGGCCGGCGAGGTTTCGTGCCACACCTTGTGCGAGAAGTGGGTGTCGGTGGTGACGATGTAGACCTCGGCGCCGGCCTTCTTGAACTCGGCGTAATGGTCAGCCGCGTCCTCGATCTCGGTCGGGCAGTTGAAGGTGAAGGCGGCCGGCATGAAGATCAGGACGGACCACTGGCCCTTCAGGCTGTTGTCGGAAACCTTGATGAACTCGCCATTGTGGTAAGCGTTGGCTTCGAACGGCTGGATCTGGGTGTTGATGAGGGACATCATTTTTCCTCTGGTGAAGGGGAGTGGGTGAATCGACAGGACCTAGGTTACCGATTCGCTTGCGATAAGAACAATCCATTGATTGCATCTATTTGATAGATGTAGTCTATCAAAGTGCCATGAGCAGGCACTGAATCTTGCCGTTCCCATCGTGCAACTGCCTGTGTGACAAGGGAAATCGTCCTGAGCGGGTGAAGAGGGCTGATAGCCCCTCCTTATGCCCTCTGGCGAAACCTGAACGGATTCCAGCTTTTCCAGAGCCGAGCCCATGCTCGGCTGGGGGTGGAGCAGCCGAGCATGGGCTCGGCTCTACAATTGCGGAATGTCTTTCCAAACCGAACCCACCCTGCGCCAGATCGTGGCCGATGCCAGCGCCCGCCTGGGCGGCATCGAAGCCCGCCACGAGGCTGAACTGCTGCTGCTGCACGTACTGGACCGCCCGCGCAGCTGGCTGTTCGCCCACGCCACCGATCCGCTGGCCGCCAATGACCAGGCCGCCTTCGAGGCGTTGCTGGCCCGCCGCGTGGCCGGTGAGCCGGTGGCCTACCTGACCGGCCGCCGCGGATTCTGGACGCTGGACCTGGAGGTCGACCCGGCCACGCTGATCCCGCGCCCGGAAACCGAGCTGCTGGTCGAGTTGGCACTGGAGCGCCTGCCGCAAGACCAGTCGCTGCAGCTGGCCGACCTGGGCACCGGCAGTGGTGCGATTGCACTGGCACTGGCCAGCGAACGGCCGCAGGCGCAGGTGCTGGCCACCGATGCCAGCCCGGGCGCGCTGGCCG is a genomic window containing:
- a CDS encoding LysR substrate-binding domain-containing protein, which produces MNLRDLKYLVALADHKHFGRAAASCFVSQPTLSTQIRKLEEELGLPLVERAPRKVMLTPAGQEAAARARVIVSEVEQLKEAARRSRDPEAGTVRLGIFPTLGPYLLPHVIPRIRDRFPELELLLVEEKSDVLLDRLREGKLDAALLALPVIDDQLHAEFLFEEPFLLAVSGRHPLARREHLDVQELATQKLLLLEDGHCLRDQALEVCRLFGANEKSEFRATSLETLRQMVAADVGITLLPSLSVQPPVPRSNNIRLLDFTGEGRPSRRIAMIWRRSSAMNDFLMELADQFKRLPQALFTLEAVNAAGDTAALPGPALNG
- the ahpF gene encoding alkyl hydroperoxide reductase subunit F, translating into MLDANLQSQLKTYLERVTRPIQITAHADDGAKSQEMLELLQTLDSLSDKISLQVLRDGQGRVPSFDLGTPGQDIHLTFAGLPMGHEFTSLVLALLQVGGHPSKATAELIEQVQNLEGDYRFETYFSLSCQNCPDVVQALNLAAVLNPRIQHVAIDGALFQDEVEKREIMSVPTVYLNGEVFDQGRMTLEQIVAKLDTNASKRDAEKIAAKDAFDVLVVGGGPAGAAAAIYAARKGIRTGIAAERFGGQVLDTMAIENFISVKETEGPKLATALEQHVREYEVDIMNLQRASALVPAGEDGLVQVQLENGAVLKSRSVILSTGARWRQMNVPGEDQYRNKGVAYCPHCDGPLFKGKRVAVIGGGNSGVEAAIDLAGIVSHVTLLEFDSSLRADEVLQKKLRSLGNVTVLTSAQTTEVLGDGSRVTGLVYKDRVGGDAHRVELEGIFVQIGLLPNTEWLKDTVALSPRGEVVIDDRGQTNLPGVFAAGDCTTVPYKQIIIAMGAGSTAALSAFDHLIRSSVSNSSGAVAEAA
- the ahpC gene encoding alkyl hydroperoxide reductase subunit C; its protein translation is MSLINTQIQPFEANAYHNGEFIKVSDNSLKGQWSVLIFMPAAFTFNCPTEIEDAADHYAEFKKAGAEVYIVTTDTHFSHKVWHETSPAVGKAQFPLVGDPTHQLTRAFGVHIEEEGLALRGTFIINPEGVIKTLEIHSNEIARDVAETLRKLKAAQFTAANPNQVCPAKWKEGEKTLTPSLDLVGKI
- the prmC gene encoding peptide chain release factor N(5)-glutamine methyltransferase, with the translated sequence MSFQTEPTLRQIVADASARLGGIEARHEAELLLLHVLDRPRSWLFAHATDPLAANDQAAFEALLARRVAGEPVAYLTGRRGFWTLDLEVDPATLIPRPETELLVELALERLPQDQSLQLADLGTGSGAIALALASERPQAQVLATDASPGALAVAARNAARHELRNVRFAEGGHDWYAPLQGARFDLIASNPPYIASDDPHLEQGDLRFEPATALASGVDGLDDIRRIVDGGQAHLLPGGWLLIEHGWDQGEAIRALFDAAGFTEVQTVQDLEQRDRITLGRRPA